One window from the genome of Streptomyces sp. WZ-12 encodes:
- a CDS encoding glycosyltransferase family 4 protein, translating to MLGNATGGDASARRALILVENLSVPFDRRVWQECTTLRDAGWEVHVVCPRGEKRDTEPEALIDGVRIHRYPLRAATGGPAGYLREYGSALWHTARLARKVGPVDVVHACNPPDLLFLPALWLKRRGARFVFDQHDLVPELYLSRFDRGEDLLYRAVCALERRTYRAADVVLATNESYRDVAVRRGGKRPADVFVVRSAPQTDRFQPVPPEPELKHGKPHLLCYLGVMGPQDGVDYALRALAKLRDELGRTDWHAVFVGAGDAFDAMVALSRRLGLSEQVEFTGRIPDADLVRYLSTADVCLSPDPRNPLNDVSTMNKVLEYMAMGRPVVSFDLREARVSAGDAAVYAPANDEAAFARLIAELLDDPERRARMGKIGQERIGGQLCWRNSQAALLAAYSAACRGRTPVSAGGPNRAGKRPRR from the coding sequence TTGCTTGGTAACGCGACCGGCGGTGACGCGTCGGCCCGGCGCGCGCTGATCCTGGTGGAGAACCTGTCGGTGCCGTTCGACCGGCGGGTGTGGCAGGAGTGCACGACGCTGCGCGACGCGGGCTGGGAGGTGCACGTCGTCTGTCCCCGGGGGGAGAAGCGGGACACGGAGCCGGAGGCGCTAATCGACGGGGTGCGGATCCACCGCTATCCGCTGCGCGCGGCCACCGGAGGACCGGCCGGCTACCTGCGGGAGTACGGATCGGCGTTGTGGCACACGGCCCGGCTTGCCCGCAAGGTCGGCCCGGTCGACGTGGTCCACGCCTGCAACCCGCCCGACCTGCTGTTCCTTCCGGCGCTGTGGCTGAAGCGGCGCGGCGCCCGGTTCGTCTTCGACCAGCACGACCTGGTGCCCGAGTTGTACCTCTCCCGGTTCGACCGCGGCGAGGACCTGCTCTACCGCGCCGTGTGCGCGCTGGAGCGGCGGACCTATCGCGCCGCGGACGTCGTGCTCGCCACGAACGAGAGCTACCGGGACGTCGCGGTGCGCCGTGGCGGCAAGCGGCCGGCGGACGTCTTCGTGGTGCGCAGCGCACCCCAGACCGACCGGTTCCAACCGGTGCCGCCCGAGCCGGAGTTGAAGCACGGTAAGCCCCATCTGCTGTGCTACTTGGGCGTCATGGGCCCGCAGGACGGCGTCGACTACGCCTTGCGGGCCCTCGCGAAGCTGCGCGACGAGCTCGGGCGGACCGACTGGCATGCGGTGTTCGTCGGCGCCGGCGACGCGTTCGACGCGATGGTGGCACTGTCCCGGCGGCTCGGGCTCTCGGAGCAGGTGGAGTTCACCGGGCGCATCCCGGACGCCGACCTGGTGCGCTATCTGTCCACCGCGGACGTGTGCCTCTCCCCCGATCCGCGCAATCCGCTCAACGACGTGTCGACCATGAACAAGGTCCTGGAGTACATGGCGATGGGCCGGCCCGTCGTCTCGTTCGACCTCCGTGAGGCGCGGGTCTCCGCCGGTGACGCCGCGGTCTACGCGCCCGCCAACGACGAGGCCGCATTCGCCCGGCTCATCGCGGAGTTGCTCGACGATCCGGAGCGGCGGGCCCGGATGGGGAAGATCGGCCAGGAGCGGATCGGTGGACAGCTCTGCTGGCGGAACTCGCAGGCGGCGCTGCTCGCCGCCTACTCCGCTGCCTGCCGCGGGCGCACCCCGGTGTCGGCGGGCGGGCCGAACCGGGCGGGGAAGAGGCCCCGCCGTTGA
- a CDS encoding chloramphenicol phosphotransferase CPT family protein — MTPGRIIFLNGTSSSGKSSIARELLDILNDGVFFHLAVDSFNAMRSKWELGAEELDAALRRTRMGFHRSIAAMAEVGNDIVVDHVLSEPWRLLDCLTVLPPEDVLFVGVHCPLDELARRELARGDRPPGLAAHQYDLVHAHGDYDVECDTSTASPRECAQRIKEFLPRRPSPAAFTRLRRRYLTDSQEPPTAKHSLFD, encoded by the coding sequence ATGACACCTGGTCGAATCATCTTCCTCAATGGCACCTCCAGTTCAGGGAAGTCAAGCATCGCTCGGGAGCTTCTGGACATCCTGAATGACGGCGTCTTCTTCCACTTGGCGGTCGACAGCTTCAATGCGATGCGCAGCAAGTGGGAGCTCGGGGCGGAGGAGCTCGACGCCGCGCTGCGGCGGACCAGGATGGGCTTCCACCGCTCGATTGCGGCCATGGCCGAGGTGGGCAACGACATCGTGGTCGACCATGTGCTGAGCGAGCCGTGGCGACTGCTCGACTGCCTGACGGTGCTGCCGCCCGAGGACGTACTGTTTGTCGGCGTCCACTGCCCGCTGGACGAGCTGGCTCGCCGCGAGCTGGCCCGGGGCGACCGCCCGCCGGGCCTCGCGGCGCACCAATACGACCTGGTCCACGCCCACGGCGACTACGACGTGGAGTGCGACACCAGCACGGCAAGCCCACGCGAATGCGCGCAGCGCATCAAGGAGTTCCTCCCGCGCCGCCCCAGCCCCGCCGCCTTCACTCGCCTCCGACGACGCTATCTGACGGACAGCCAAGAACCGCCGACGGCGAAGCACAGTCTCTTCGACTAG
- a CDS encoding nucleotide sugar dehydrogenase encodes MRISVLGLGYVGCVSAACLASMGHEVIGVDVNPVKVDLVNDGRAPVVEERIGELIAEVVRTGALRATSDVHAAITGSEVSLVCVGTPSEPNGSLCTAYLERVTEQIGAALADRGARGGRHTVVFRSTMLPGTCLNLLVPILEKYVGGTAGVDIGVVVNPEFLREGTSVRDFFDPPKTVIGELDRASGDAVRALYDGLPGEVFRVPIPTAEAIKYADNAFHGLKIGFANELGAVCQALGVDSHQVMDVFLADRKLNISPAYLRPGFAFGGSCLPKDLRSLVHAARRADVSVPILAHVLPSNSDHLQRAVDLVERTGKRRVGLFGLSFKPGTDDLRESPLVELAEVLFGKGYDLRIHDANVSLSRLLGANREYIETRLPHLAQLLADSVDEVLEHAEVCLVGTRDPAVLSALPHGGGAVIVDLIRLPDAEARRAEPGYMGLAW; translated from the coding sequence ATGAGAATCAGCGTCTTGGGGCTCGGCTACGTGGGCTGTGTGTCGGCCGCGTGCCTGGCGAGCATGGGTCACGAGGTCATCGGGGTGGACGTGAACCCGGTGAAGGTCGACCTGGTGAACGACGGCAGGGCCCCGGTGGTCGAGGAGCGGATCGGCGAGCTCATCGCCGAGGTCGTGCGGACCGGAGCGTTGCGCGCCACCAGCGATGTCCACGCGGCGATCACGGGCAGCGAGGTGTCACTGGTCTGCGTGGGCACGCCGTCGGAGCCCAACGGCAGCCTGTGCACCGCGTACTTGGAGCGGGTCACCGAACAGATCGGTGCTGCGCTGGCGGATCGCGGTGCGCGCGGCGGGCGGCACACCGTCGTGTTCCGCAGCACCATGCTCCCGGGCACCTGCCTGAACCTGCTGGTGCCGATCCTGGAGAAGTACGTGGGCGGCACGGCCGGGGTGGACATCGGGGTCGTGGTCAACCCGGAGTTCCTGCGCGAGGGCACCAGCGTGCGGGACTTCTTCGACCCGCCCAAGACCGTCATCGGCGAGTTGGACCGGGCGAGCGGCGATGCGGTGAGGGCGCTGTATGACGGCTTGCCCGGCGAGGTGTTCCGGGTGCCGATCCCGACGGCCGAGGCGATCAAGTACGCGGACAACGCGTTCCACGGCCTCAAGATCGGCTTCGCGAACGAGCTGGGCGCGGTGTGCCAGGCACTCGGGGTGGACTCGCACCAGGTGATGGACGTGTTCCTGGCCGACCGCAAGCTGAACATCAGCCCCGCCTACCTGCGGCCCGGCTTCGCCTTCGGCGGCTCCTGCCTGCCCAAGGACCTGCGCAGCCTGGTCCACGCGGCGCGGCGGGCCGACGTCTCGGTTCCCATCCTCGCCCATGTGCTGCCCTCCAACTCCGACCATCTGCAGCGCGCGGTGGACCTGGTCGAGCGCACCGGCAAGCGCCGGGTGGGCCTGTTCGGGCTGTCCTTCAAACCCGGCACCGACGACCTCCGCGAGAGCCCGCTCGTCGAGCTGGCGGAGGTGCTCTTCGGCAAGGGGTACGACCTGCGGATCCACGACGCCAACGTGAGTCTCTCTCGGCTGCTCGGCGCGAACCGCGAGTACATCGAGACCCGACTGCCGCATCTCGCGCAGTTGCTCGCGGACTCCGTCGACGAGGTGTTGGAGCACGCCGAGGTGTGTCTGGTCGGGACCAGGGACCCGGCCGTGCTGTCGGCGCTGCCCCATGGCGGCGGCGCGGTGATCGTCGACCTCATCCGCCTTCCCGACGCCGAGGCGCGCCGGGCCGAACCGGGGTACATGGGCCTTGCTTGGTAA
- a CDS encoding DUF6597 domain-containing transcriptional factor codes for MWRALSDGPEKRIAPDGVMDLMWFQDRLVVAGPDTRTVIVPTQAGKVTWGLQLAPGVAYALLGVPAHELAERRVELSDLVVLPRHDQPGRQDHVDGLQRFDRGTGSAGGRVQSDVEAEAGRGLFGLLDARQDLLGVWQEDLPVQAQPARSLGRSAPGA; via the coding sequence ATGTGGCGGGCGCTCTCAGATGGTCCCGAGAAGCGCATCGCCCCCGACGGCGTGATGGATCTGATGTGGTTCCAGGACCGTCTCGTCGTGGCAGGCCCCGACACTCGGACGGTCATCGTGCCGACGCAAGCCGGCAAGGTGACCTGGGGTCTCCAACTCGCTCCGGGCGTGGCGTACGCACTTCTCGGAGTGCCCGCACACGAACTGGCGGAGCGGCGCGTCGAGTTGTCGGACCTCGTCGTACTCCCCAGGCACGACCAGCCCGGACGGCAGGATCACGTTGATGGCCTCCAGCGCTTCGACCGGGGCACCGGCAGCGCGGGCGGCCGCGTCCAGAGCGACGTGGAGGCGGAAGCGGGACGCGGCCTGTTCGGCCTGCTCGATGCCCGCCAGGACCTTCTTGGCGTGTGGCAGGAAGACCTGCCCGTCCAGGCTCAGCCCGCCCGGAGCCTCGGGAGGTCCGCACCAGGAGCGTGA
- a CDS encoding Wzz/FepE/Etk N-terminal domain-containing protein gives MSDDWIRLATIGRIIRGRWRLLAVLAVVGALVGFGVSLLLPPSYTASASVLLPGQWEERELLTQVDVATSSTVVDRAAAALGWAGVSGSELRDRVSAKAADGNIIMVSGTADTPERAQRLSDQMVRQFVAFAARLAGDSADPEAAAGPDALRQAVAQTSRRITELSEAAGPGRSVESVGTRTELAKLRTALQEAINKLDQAAPATNKANMVVMGPAPRPAGEAPPTRRQLVVAGAVLFFLLAVIGHLTAARMSRRLRTEPEIAAALGSALLGTVDVPDERPAHRPQDRGPLARIRWLLGLDVRWDLPTPQTSGDEAGRQLRYRRVCARLRDQLTPPRRLLVVVPDGDEIARRAAGRLVAEAGGDPSPSSSSRGHPALRVVGVSVDRPVVPDRDDESGALVVLSAGNWTAQQLAGIAEACADARHEVVGIVLAGVVRALPARPVGRPRDAATPALAVGADATGGVG, from the coding sequence TTGAGCGATGACTGGATACGCCTGGCCACGATCGGGCGGATCATCCGTGGGCGCTGGCGGCTCCTCGCCGTCCTCGCCGTGGTGGGTGCGCTCGTCGGCTTCGGCGTCTCGCTGCTGCTTCCGCCGAGTTACACGGCGTCGGCATCGGTCCTGCTGCCGGGGCAGTGGGAGGAGCGCGAACTGCTGACCCAGGTGGACGTCGCGACCAGTTCGACGGTGGTCGACCGGGCGGCTGCCGCGCTGGGCTGGGCCGGGGTCAGCGGCAGCGAGCTGCGGGATCGGGTGAGCGCCAAGGCCGCCGACGGGAACATCATCATGGTCTCGGGAACGGCCGACACCCCGGAGCGGGCACAGCGGCTCTCCGACCAGATGGTCCGTCAGTTCGTCGCGTTCGCCGCGCGGCTCGCGGGCGACAGTGCCGACCCCGAAGCAGCGGCGGGGCCCGACGCGTTGCGTCAGGCGGTGGCGCAGACCAGCCGCCGCATCACCGAGCTGTCCGAGGCGGCCGGTCCGGGGCGGAGCGTGGAGAGCGTAGGGACCCGCACCGAGCTCGCGAAGCTGCGCACCGCGCTGCAGGAGGCCATCAACAAGCTGGACCAGGCCGCCCCCGCCACCAACAAGGCCAACATGGTCGTCATGGGGCCGGCGCCCCGGCCGGCCGGCGAGGCGCCACCGACGAGAAGGCAACTCGTCGTTGCCGGGGCGGTGCTGTTCTTCCTGCTCGCGGTCATCGGCCATCTCACGGCCGCGCGGATGAGTCGCCGGCTGCGCACCGAACCGGAGATCGCCGCGGCGCTGGGCTCGGCGCTGCTGGGTACCGTCGACGTACCCGATGAACGGCCCGCGCACCGGCCGCAGGACCGCGGCCCGCTGGCCCGGATCCGGTGGCTGCTGGGCCTCGACGTCCGGTGGGACCTCCCCACCCCGCAGACGTCCGGCGACGAGGCCGGAAGGCAGTTGCGCTACCGGCGGGTGTGTGCCCGCCTTCGGGATCAACTGACGCCTCCGCGCCGGCTGTTGGTCGTCGTCCCGGACGGCGACGAGATCGCCCGCCGGGCCGCCGGGCGGCTGGTCGCCGAGGCCGGCGGCGATCCTTCCCCGAGCTCTTCGAGCAGGGGGCACCCCGCGCTGCGGGTGGTGGGGGTTTCGGTGGACCGGCCGGTGGTGCCGGACCGCGACGACGAGTCCGGTGCCCTGGTCGTGCTCAGCGCGGGCAATTGGACCGCACAGCAGCTCGCCGGCATCGCCGAGGCGTGTGCGGACGCCCGGCACGAGGTCGTCGGCATCGTCCTCGCCGGCGTGGTCCGGGCCCTTCCGGCGCGGCCGGTCGGCCGTCCTCGGGATGCCGCCACACCGGCGCTCGCGGTGGGGGCCGACGCGACGGGAGGTGTCGGGTGA
- a CDS encoding NADPH:quinone reductase, translating into MKSVIRTAAGGGPEVLQLVDRPVPEPGPGEVRVRVQVSGVNPTDWRSRRRALPPGMHEQVPHQDGAGVIDAVGPRVDPARVGQRVWIWEAAWERPWGTAQQYTLVPDRHAVALPDHAPFELGAALGIPALTAHRALTVHDGGPGRIAPGALRGTTVLVAGGAGAVGNAAIQLARWAGARVVTTVSSPAKAALARAAGAHQTVNYRTQDAATEILAFAPGGVDIVVEVAPGTNAALDIAVAAPGAVVSYYSAGEDERLSVPVLSSLPANLRWQGVFVYTVPTAAKQQALTDVAAAVDAGALCVGEEAGLPLHRFALERIADAHAALERGVVGKVLLDIP; encoded by the coding sequence ATGAAGTCCGTCATCCGGACGGCCGCCGGCGGCGGCCCCGAGGTCCTCCAACTCGTCGACCGTCCGGTGCCCGAGCCCGGGCCCGGCGAGGTACGCGTGCGGGTGCAGGTCTCGGGCGTCAACCCCACTGACTGGCGCAGCCGCAGGCGCGCGTTGCCGCCAGGCATGCACGAGCAGGTGCCCCACCAGGACGGCGCCGGGGTGATCGACGCCGTCGGACCGCGGGTTGACCCCGCGCGGGTCGGTCAACGGGTGTGGATCTGGGAGGCTGCCTGGGAGCGTCCCTGGGGAACGGCGCAGCAGTACACGCTCGTCCCCGACCGGCATGCCGTTGCGCTGCCCGACCACGCCCCGTTCGAACTCGGCGCCGCCCTCGGCATCCCGGCCCTGACCGCCCACCGCGCGCTGACCGTTCACGACGGTGGTCCGGGGCGCATCGCGCCCGGTGCACTGCGGGGTACGACCGTGCTGGTGGCGGGCGGCGCGGGCGCGGTCGGCAACGCCGCCATCCAGCTTGCCCGTTGGGCCGGCGCACGCGTGGTCACGACCGTCAGCAGCCCTGCCAAGGCCGCCCTGGCACGCGCGGCCGGCGCCCACCAGACGGTCAACTACCGTACGCAGGACGCGGCCACGGAGATCCTGGCCTTCGCGCCCGGGGGCGTCGACATCGTCGTGGAGGTCGCACCAGGCACCAACGCCGCTCTCGACATCGCGGTGGCCGCGCCGGGGGCCGTGGTGTCCTACTACTCGGCCGGCGAGGACGAGCGGCTGTCCGTCCCGGTGCTCTCCTCGCTTCCGGCGAACCTGCGCTGGCAGGGCGTCTTCGTCTACACCGTGCCGACCGCCGCGAAGCAGCAGGCGCTCACCGACGTCGCCGCAGCCGTGGACGCGGGCGCGCTGTGCGTGGGGGAGGAGGCCGGACTGCCGTTGCACCGCTTCGCACTGGAGCGGATCGCGGACGCCCACGCCGCACTCGAACGGGGCGTGGTGGGGAAGGTCCTGCTCGACATCCCGTGA
- a CDS encoding sugar transferase, with amino-acid sequence MQQGELVDPLLSARRRPENGAVNQPAIDWEQRYRRTVIISDTVATAFVVAAIGNLFGSRDAANWHEKWGILAFGTELLVLGALAVSRSWAPAVLGQGAEEFRRLGRALFTATVVLALGGIALASRNIKLWIFVAIPTTALITMIARYLLRLWLHRQRKEGRCLRPVLAAGSLATVRDLIARTRKFPHLGWRVDAVCTTDGLGVDGDQLDGVPVIGRLADVAGHVHRDGYRVVAVTPDPHWSPDRLQRLAWNLEGSDAEMVVAPVLMEVAGPRLHVDAVLGIPLLRVSMPTFTGGHRVVKEVVDRMGAAILLMLFAPLMVLVGLLVLVDSRGGAFYRQRRVGKDGREFTIVKFRTMVAGADGARAALAERNEGAGLLFKLRRDPRVTRVGTLLRRYSIDELPQLFNVLTGSMSLVGPRPPLPEESAAYGPDIRRRLLVKPGLTGLWQISGRSDLPWEEAVRLDLRYVEDWSLALDTVILWKTLRAVLQGQGAY; translated from the coding sequence GTGCAACAGGGGGAATTGGTCGACCCGTTGCTCTCGGCGCGCAGGCGTCCGGAGAACGGGGCAGTCAACCAGCCCGCGATCGACTGGGAGCAGCGGTACCGCCGTACCGTGATCATCAGCGATACCGTGGCCACCGCCTTCGTGGTGGCGGCGATCGGCAACCTCTTCGGGTCCCGGGACGCGGCGAACTGGCACGAGAAGTGGGGCATTCTCGCATTCGGCACCGAGCTGCTGGTGCTGGGGGCGCTCGCGGTGAGCCGGTCGTGGGCTCCGGCCGTACTCGGCCAGGGCGCGGAGGAATTCCGCCGGCTCGGACGCGCGCTGTTCACGGCGACCGTCGTCCTGGCGCTCGGCGGGATAGCCCTCGCCTCGCGCAACATCAAGCTCTGGATCTTCGTCGCGATCCCCACGACCGCGTTGATCACCATGATCGCGCGGTATCTGCTGCGTCTGTGGCTGCACAGGCAGCGGAAGGAAGGACGGTGCCTGCGACCGGTGCTCGCTGCCGGCAGCCTGGCCACCGTGCGCGACCTGATCGCCCGGACCCGGAAGTTCCCGCACCTCGGCTGGCGGGTGGATGCGGTGTGCACGACGGACGGTCTCGGGGTCGACGGTGACCAACTGGACGGAGTGCCGGTCATCGGCCGGCTGGCGGACGTCGCGGGCCACGTCCACCGCGACGGCTACCGGGTCGTCGCGGTCACGCCGGACCCGCACTGGTCACCGGACCGGCTGCAGCGGCTGGCCTGGAACCTCGAAGGCAGCGATGCCGAGATGGTCGTGGCGCCCGTGCTGATGGAGGTGGCCGGACCGCGGCTGCACGTCGACGCGGTACTCGGGATCCCACTGCTGCGGGTCAGCATGCCGACCTTCACCGGGGGGCACCGGGTGGTCAAAGAGGTCGTCGATCGGATGGGCGCGGCGATCCTGCTGATGCTGTTCGCACCGCTGATGGTGCTCGTCGGACTGCTCGTGCTGGTCGACAGTCGGGGCGGGGCGTTCTACCGGCAGCGCAGGGTCGGCAAGGACGGCCGCGAGTTCACCATTGTCAAGTTCCGCACCATGGTTGCCGGGGCCGACGGGGCGCGTGCCGCACTGGCCGAGCGCAACGAGGGCGCCGGTCTGCTGTTCAAGCTCCGCCGGGATCCGCGGGTGACCCGGGTGGGAACGCTGCTGCGGCGGTACTCCATCGACGAACTCCCGCAACTCTTCAATGTGTTGACCGGATCGATGTCGCTCGTCGGTCCGCGGCCACCGCTGCCGGAGGAGTCCGCCGCGTACGGCCCGGACATCCGGCGGCGGCTGCTGGTCAAGCCCGGGCTCACCGGCCTGTGGCAGATCAGCGGGCGCAGCGACCTGCCGTGGGAGGAGGCCGTCCGACTGGATCTGCGGTACGTGGAGGACTGGTCGCTCGCCCTCGACACGGTGATCTTGTGGAAGACGCTGCGCGCGGTGCTCCAAGGACAGGGGGCCTACTGA
- a CDS encoding membrane-associated oxidoreductase, with product MEISDLTAVERRVWDAFPSGVAVDLRNGEDEDEHGAVPEGDRWGPERTVRGEVLRALVISGASAEGAIAGLRLVGARIVGRLDLTCGTVDGPVRLLGCHFDEPPELSGARTRTLDFTGSRLPGLRADEARVDGALRLSRCHIAGQVTLSGARIGNSLFLDRTRVRGPIRLDGIRIEDALAVEGAQLTVGEGEVSLRAVNASVGGGVVGKDLTARGTVLLTGLRVGGTLNLEGSHLVHPGGEALAAAVMTVDLDVLCNGLRAQGEVRLTRSRIGGRLNLTGARIANPGHAAVQLSGVAVGAEVAAADLHTQGQVKARGAKITGALVLTDARLSHPGGAALLASNCTAAQLWLDGTKMTEGHLSLRGSTFTTVHAHPETFPAQVWLDGLTYQALSPRLPPRQRLAPLQRDGDGYVPHSYEQLATAYQRVGDETAARTVRLAKQRHHRSTQPGYARLWGYLQDATVGYGFRPVRAAGWLLTLLLLGALAFGLHHPVPTRPGEGPTFQPLVYALDLLLPVVDFGQEKAFQPQGWYQWLAYLLIALGWVLATTVITGITRAVSRQ from the coding sequence GTGGAGATCAGTGACCTGACAGCCGTCGAGCGACGCGTGTGGGATGCCTTCCCGAGCGGTGTCGCGGTCGACTTACGCAACGGCGAAGACGAAGACGAACACGGCGCCGTGCCGGAGGGGGACCGATGGGGGCCGGAACGCACGGTGCGCGGCGAGGTGTTGCGTGCGCTGGTGATCAGCGGCGCCTCGGCCGAGGGCGCGATCGCCGGCTTGCGTCTGGTCGGGGCGCGCATCGTCGGGCGGTTGGACTTGACCTGTGGCACTGTCGACGGCCCGGTGCGGCTGTTGGGTTGTCACTTCGATGAGCCCCCCGAACTGAGCGGGGCTCGAACCCGCACGCTGGATTTCACCGGATCTCGTCTGCCCGGACTGCGCGCGGATGAGGCCCGCGTGGACGGCGCCCTGCGCCTGAGCAGATGTCATATCGCCGGTCAGGTCACGCTGTCCGGTGCACGGATCGGCAACAGCCTCTTCCTGGACCGGACGAGGGTGCGGGGTCCGATACGTCTGGACGGCATCCGCATCGAAGACGCCCTTGCGGTCGAAGGCGCTCAACTGACCGTGGGTGAGGGCGAGGTGTCCCTGCGCGCGGTCAACGCCAGTGTCGGCGGCGGGGTCGTCGGCAAGGACCTCACCGCTCGGGGCACCGTACTGCTGACCGGCCTGCGGGTGGGCGGAACCCTCAACCTGGAGGGCTCCCACCTGGTGCACCCCGGCGGCGAGGCCCTGGCCGCCGCCGTGATGACCGTTGACCTGGACGTACTCTGCAACGGCCTGCGTGCCCAGGGCGAGGTGCGCCTCACCCGGTCCAGGATCGGCGGCCGGCTCAACCTGACCGGAGCCCGGATCGCCAACCCGGGGCACGCGGCCGTGCAACTCAGTGGTGTTGCGGTCGGAGCGGAGGTAGCGGCGGCTGATCTGCACACCCAGGGACAAGTCAAGGCCAGGGGCGCCAAGATCACGGGTGCCCTGGTCCTGACCGACGCCCGCCTGTCCCACCCCGGCGGAGCGGCCTTGCTGGCCAGTAACTGCACAGCCGCCCAACTCTGGCTCGACGGAACAAAAATGACCGAGGGTCACTTATCACTCCGAGGCTCCACCTTCACCACCGTGCACGCCCACCCCGAGACGTTTCCGGCACAGGTGTGGCTGGACGGACTCACCTACCAGGCACTGTCCCCGCGCCTTCCGCCCCGTCAGCGCCTGGCACCCCTGCAACGCGATGGGGACGGCTACGTTCCCCACTCCTACGAGCAACTCGCCACCGCCTACCAGCGGGTGGGAGACGAGACCGCAGCCCGCACCGTCCGCCTCGCCAAACAACGGCACCACCGCTCCACCCAACCCGGGTACGCCAGGCTCTGGGGATACCTCCAGGACGCCACCGTCGGCTACGGCTTCCGCCCCGTACGCGCCGCCGGCTGGCTGCTCACCCTGCTCCTCCTCGGCGCCCTGGCGTTCGGACTCCACCACCCCGTGCCGACCAGGCCCGGCGAAGGCCCCACCTTCCAACCACTCGTCTACGCGCTGGACCTTCTCCTGCCCGTCGTCGACTTCGGCCAGGAGAAGGCGTTCCAACCCCAGGGCTGGTACCAGTGGCTCGCGTATCTGCTGATCGCCTTGGGCTGGGTCCTGGCCACCACGGTCATCACCGGCATCACCCGGGCCGTCAGCCGCCAGTGA
- a CDS encoding endonuclease/exonuclease/phosphatase family protein: MAAAATAPAAAADDNAYAVTKDGRRPLRVMTFNLRYASDTRPNSWGERRPAMRQLLRQEAPHLLGTQEGLYGQLQDIATDLGPHYAWIGTGRAGGSRGEFAAIFYDIRLLTPVEYDHFWLSDTPYLIGSKSWGNTVIRMTTWVRFRDLGRREVRDGASGASARSGGGEGVAGTWGSGEFYALNTHLDHAVQYARERSAALINDRMGTRNPALPRIATGDFNVAAHKNPVYEAMLGGGRLVDSWDAAGERSAPYGTFHGYHPLVPGGDRVDWILTSPAVRTRRAAINTYAVKGQFPSDHLPVQALVEW; this comes from the coding sequence ATGGCCGCTGCGGCGACGGCCCCCGCGGCCGCCGCAGACGACAACGCGTACGCCGTGACCAAAGACGGCCGGCGCCCGCTCCGGGTGATGACGTTCAACCTGCGGTACGCATCGGACACTCGCCCGAACTCCTGGGGCGAACGCAGACCCGCGATGCGACAACTGCTCCGCCAGGAAGCGCCTCACCTGCTCGGCACGCAGGAAGGGCTCTACGGGCAGTTGCAGGACATCGCGACCGATCTCGGGCCGCACTACGCCTGGATCGGCACCGGGCGAGCCGGCGGAAGCCGGGGCGAATTCGCGGCGATCTTCTACGACATCCGACTCCTCACCCCCGTCGAGTACGACCATTTCTGGCTCTCCGACACGCCCTACCTGATCGGGTCGAAGAGCTGGGGCAACACCGTGATCCGGATGACGACGTGGGTACGGTTCCGAGATTTGGGGCGACGCGAAGTCCGGGACGGGGCGAGTGGCGCATCCGCGCGGAGCGGGGGAGGGGAAGGCGTAGCGGGCACCTGGGGCTCCGGAGAGTTCTACGCGCTGAACACGCACCTCGATCACGCCGTGCAATATGCGCGGGAGCGCTCGGCAGCACTGATCAATGACCGAATGGGCACACGGAATCCCGCGCTGCCGCGGATCGCGACCGGAGACTTCAACGTCGCGGCGCACAAGAACCCCGTGTACGAGGCCATGCTCGGGGGCGGCCGACTCGTCGACAGCTGGGACGCAGCAGGCGAACGGAGCGCCCCATACGGAACCTTCCACGGGTATCACCCGCTGGTGCCGGGCGGAGATCGGGTCGATTGGATCCTCACCTCGCCGGCAGTGCGAACGCGGCGCGCAGCGATCAACACGTATGCCGTGAAAGGGCAGTTCCCCAGCGATCACCTGCCGGTCCAGGCGCTGGTCGAGTGGTGA